The sequence AACAGACCACCACGTGGCCCATTTCCCGCAGCAGCGCCTGAAGCCCGGTTACCTTTTGCGCCAGTTCGGCGTCCTCGAAAGGGTGATGCCCTAGCTCCGCTCCGTGAGCCCCCCGCACCCCTCCGTCATTCCCGCGAAAGCGGGAATCCAGGAAGGGTGGTGTGAAGGAGCCCTTCATCGACGTCAGGACCGATGTCCTCGCCCTACGGCGTCGACTTCACCTTCGGCCGCTCCAGCAGCGAGTCGCGCCAACGCTTGACGTTGGGCAGGTCCTCGGTGATGGACGTCCGGTAGGAGTCCTCACGGGTGAAGAACGGGATGTAGGTGATGTCCGCCAGCGAGTAGTCGTCGACGATGTAGTCGCGGCCGGCCATGCGTTTCTCCAGCGTCTCCAGGTGCTCCCGCAGGCGCCTCTTGTTCTTCTCGACCTCGTGGTCGTGGCGGATGTTGCCCGCCGCGGCCTGGAGCCGGGTGTTGCAGAAGTCGATCCAGATGCGCACCTCGGCGCGCTTCGTCAGGTCCTTGGGCATCAGCGGCACCTCGGGGAACTTCTCGTCCAGGTACTCGTTGATGACCGCCGATTCGTAGATCACCGCGTCTCCGTCCACCAGCACGGGGACCTTGCCGTAGGGGTTCAGCGTGACCAGCTCTTTGGACTTGTTCTTGAGGTCGCACTCGACCAGGTCGTAGGGGATGTCTTTCTCTGCCAGGACAAGCCTTGTCCTGTGGGCGTACGGTCAAGGACCGTAGGACAGTAGTCGCAACATGTCTTCCTCCTTCGAAGCCGCGGCCCGCTCCAGTGCCGGCCGCCGTTCGGGCGGGCTCGAAACCTGCCCCCGTTCCAAATCTATGCGATGATCGGCTCCTTCACCGGCGTATGGCTGGGGCGCCGCGGCACCCGCGTGCGCGGCTTGCCGTCCACCTGGGAGTTGCCCGCGCCGAACAGCAGCAGACGGTCTCCGCCCGTGTTGCACAGTTGGTAAGGCTGGCCCGATTTCAGCAGGATCGTGTCGTGGGGATTCAGGACGAACTCGTCCTCGGGCGTCCGCACCGTGCACTGGCCTTCGAGGACCATGAAGATATGGTCGTCATTTTCGTGGTAGTGCATGTCGTCCTGCATGTTCGCTTCGCAGTTGATGGTCCAGTAATAGGCCAGGTCCGTGCGCCACAGCTTGAGATGGCGGACCTCCGGGTTTGCCTTGGCCTCCTCGATGGGGTTCTTCACCTCGTACATGCGCCTGTCCTCCTTCCGACTCCGGGGTGGCGGCTACTTGTTCGCCACCAGCTTGCCGTGGGTGCCGTCGCAGTAGGGCCGGGTCTTCGACCGCCAGCACGAGCAGATGGCCATGGTCCGGGGCCTGTCCACGGTGATCTCCCGCGGCGTGATGGACGTCACCTTGTGCGAGCCGTCGCAGAACGGGAAGTTCTGGGTGCGCCCGCACATGCAGTAGAACCGGCTCGGAGACTCCTGCCGGACGATCACCGGCTCGATCAGATCATCGTACGCCAAACCCATGCGAGGTCCTCCCTTGGTACGTGCGCCTTCGGTCAACCGGGAAACCACTTGATCCGCTGACCACCGACGCCTCAAACATATACTCCAGTTTGCCGCGGAGAGCCAGACGAAGGCCGTGCCGTATCTGCCACGGTCACACCAGCAGGCCCATGACCGTACCGGCGTCGACGACATGGAGACGGTGCTCAGTGTCCTCGGGCATCCGCTCCGGAACGAACAGCGCCTGGTGCAGCTCGATATCCTCGGCTCCCGCAAGGTCGCCGAGGTGGACGGGTACGTCCGCGCCGGGGACCTTGACCGGCTGCGTCGTCCACTTGGCCTCGCCCACCAGCAGTCGCTTGCCGTCCACCGAGCGTGCGACGATGTCGAGTTCCGGGG is a genomic window of Deltaproteobacteria bacterium containing:
- a CDS encoding glutathione binding-like protein, with the protein product MPKDLTKRAEVRIWIDFCNTRLQAAAGNIRHDHEVEKNKRRLREHLETLEKRMAGRDYIVDDYSLADITYIPFFTREDSYRTSITEDLPNVKRWRDSLLERPKVKSTP
- a CDS encoding cupin domain-containing protein, with product MYEVKNPIEEAKANPEVRHLKLWRTDLAYYWTINCEANMQDDMHYHENDDHIFMVLEGQCTVRTPEDEFVLNPHDTILLKSGQPYQLCNTGGDRLLLFGAGNSQVDGKPRTRVPRRPSHTPVKEPIIA
- a CDS encoding CDGSH iron-sulfur domain-containing protein, producing MGLAYDDLIEPVIVRQESPSRFYCMCGRTQNFPFCDGSHKVTSITPREITVDRPRTMAICSCWRSKTRPYCDGTHGKLVANK